The following proteins are encoded in a genomic region of Thalassophryne amazonica chromosome 5, fThaAma1.1, whole genome shotgun sequence:
- the si:dkey-90l8.3 gene encoding LIM domain transcription factor LMO4-B gives MVNNQTSGVPPAPRLCAGCGGKIADRFLLFSMERYWHTRCLKCSCCQAQLGDIGTTCYSKGGMILCRSDYIRLFGHSGACSACGQSIPANEMVMKAQGNVYHLKCFSCATCRNRLIPGDRFHYINGTIFCEHDRPGAALLSSHLPPLQGTSVLTDQKVC, from the exons ATGGTGAACAACCAGACGTCAGGCGTACCGCCGGCACCCAGGTTGTGCGCAGGATGTGGAGGGAAGATCGCTGACCGTTTCCTGCTCTTCTCTATGGAGCGCTACTGGCACACACGCTGCCTCAAGTGTTCTTGCTGCCAAGCCCAGCTGGGTGATATCGGCACCACCTGCTACAGCAAAGGGGGCATGATTCTGTGCCGCAGCGACTACATCAG ACTGTTTGGGCACAGCGGGGCGTGTAGCGCCTGCGGCCAGTCCATCCCAGCCAACGAAATGGTGATGAAGGCGCAGGGAAACGTTTACCACCTCAAG TGTTTCAGCTGTGCCACCTGTAGAAACCGGCTCATACCTGGAGATCGCTTCCATTACATCAACGGTACAATCTTCTGTGAGCATGACAGACCTGGTGCTGCCTTGCTCAGCAGCCACCTGCCTCCACTTCAGGGCACCTCTGTGCTGACAGACCAGAAG GTCTGCTGA